The Alkalispirochaeta americana genome segment ACTGGATGTAGAGCTTCACCGCTCTCATTCTCTCTTCATACGAATACACGGACTACCTCCTTCAGAATGTAGTCCAAGTTTTTGTCCGCACCCCCGATCGCTCGCACCACGGCGGCGATTTCACTATCGGTTGCCGGCAGGTCGAGTTCTGCATTGACGCCACTCGTCGATGAAACGCGCAGGGTGCGTCCTGTCCGTGCTGGGGTGACGGTTCCCAGCGATATGACGGATGGCGCTTTATTCTCGAGATCGTCTGTTTTGTTCGAATACCGGCGCTTCCAGAGATCCAGTGAGCTCAGAGCCACTCCGTTTTCCGCACAAAAAGCTTTGCGGGTCATCCCGCTTTCCCGGTACTGATGGACGACGCTGCGTCGGTATGCGTCTCGTT includes the following:
- the tnpA gene encoding IS66 family insertion sequence element accessory protein TnpA; the protein is MTRKERDAYRRSVVHQYRESGMTRKAFCAENGVALSSLDLWKRRYSNKTDDLENKAPSVISLGTVTPARTGRTLRVSSTSGVNAELDLPATDSEIAAVVRAIGGADKNLDYILKEVVRVFV